The following are encoded in a window of Archangium lipolyticum genomic DNA:
- a CDS encoding tRNA-uridine aminocarboxypropyltransferase: protein MSSRVFPRPRCLRCNLPLHLCLCAEIPRVETRTRFLILQHVVEIPKKSNTGRVAALALANAELLTYGVQAGSFDTALLSEPGTWLLYPDGPTAPQDAPMPSRLVVLDASWSQARRMTQRLPALRALPRLVLPPPAPGMLRLRDPTHPSGMSTLDAIARAVAVLEGPEAAAPLERLAALRVQRIAECGTLN from the coding sequence ATGTCTTCTCGTGTCTTCCCCAGGCCCCGCTGTCTCCGCTGCAACCTCCCGTTGCACCTGTGCCTGTGTGCCGAGATCCCCCGGGTGGAGACGCGCACCCGTTTCCTCATCCTCCAGCACGTGGTGGAGATTCCGAAGAAGAGCAACACCGGGCGGGTGGCCGCGTTGGCCCTCGCGAATGCCGAGCTGCTCACCTATGGCGTACAGGCCGGGTCATTCGACACCGCCCTGCTGTCCGAGCCTGGCACCTGGCTGCTCTACCCCGATGGCCCCACCGCGCCGCAGGACGCCCCCATGCCGAGCCGGTTGGTGGTGCTGGACGCGAGCTGGTCGCAGGCGCGGCGGATGACCCAGCGGCTTCCCGCGCTGCGGGCACTCCCCCGGCTGGTGTTGCCGCCGCCCGCGCCCGGGATGCTCCGGCTCCGCGATCCCACGCACCCGTCCGGGATGTCCACCCTGGATGCCATCGCCCGCGCGGTGGCGGTGCTCGAGGGACCGGAGGCGGCGGCGCCGCTGGAGCGACTGGCCGCGCTCAGGGTGCAGCGGATCGCCGAGTGCGGGACGTTGAACTGA
- a CDS encoding multicopper oxidase family protein, with product MLTPSGCARAFAAAAFLLLFPPSCQSGGKKPSQAERALREFAGAYPLEARPHGTVRTFDLVAEPTEVPLIDGQSLRVWAYNGQVPGPRLRIRLGETLRVRFTNRLPQETTIHWHGVRLPNAMDGVPHATQPPVQPGETFVYEFTPKDAGTFWFHPHVRSSEQVERGLYGVLIVEDAEPPPYSRDVVWVIDDWLLDETRQIFPRFNTRHDLAHDGRWGNVITVNGRTDEVLRVRPGERVRLRLLNASNGRVVAPDFSGLHARLIAVDGMYLRAPIDPSGFELAPGNRVDIDLTFNQLSGAPLRIFDRFYARQPNHLADIVLEGDVVDTPAFGSPARSHVPDWKVGLEVPEHHTFRLNARSGGPLGIEWTIDGKAFAGHAHAHEPGLTLKQGRFYRLRYVNESARLHPIHLHGMFFRLLARDGVPVEEPFFRDTVLVHGREEVDIALVPTDVGSWMMHCHILEHAEAGMMTMIDVEKE from the coding sequence GTGTTGACACCTTCCGGGTGCGCGCGGGCCTTCGCGGCCGCCGCATTCCTCCTCCTCTTTCCGCCCTCCTGCCAATCAGGAGGGAAGAAGCCGTCCCAGGCCGAGCGGGCCCTTCGCGAGTTCGCAGGCGCCTATCCGCTGGAGGCCCGTCCCCACGGCACGGTGCGCACCTTCGACCTCGTGGCCGAACCTACCGAGGTGCCACTCATCGACGGCCAGTCCCTGCGCGTCTGGGCCTACAACGGCCAGGTGCCGGGGCCCCGGTTGCGCATCCGCCTGGGCGAGACGCTACGGGTCCGGTTCACCAACCGGCTGCCACAAGAGACGACCATCCACTGGCACGGCGTGAGGCTGCCCAACGCCATGGACGGCGTGCCCCACGCCACCCAGCCGCCGGTGCAGCCGGGAGAGACGTTCGTCTACGAGTTCACCCCGAAGGATGCCGGCACCTTCTGGTTCCACCCGCACGTGCGCAGCAGCGAGCAGGTGGAGCGCGGTCTCTATGGCGTGCTCATCGTCGAGGACGCCGAGCCGCCGCCCTACAGCCGCGACGTCGTGTGGGTCATCGACGATTGGCTGCTCGATGAGACGCGGCAGATCTTCCCGCGCTTCAACACCCGGCATGACCTCGCGCATGACGGGCGGTGGGGCAACGTCATCACGGTGAACGGTCGGACCGACGAGGTGTTGCGCGTGCGCCCGGGCGAGCGCGTCCGCCTGCGCCTGCTCAATGCCTCGAATGGGCGCGTGGTGGCTCCGGACTTCTCGGGCCTCCACGCCAGGCTCATCGCGGTGGATGGGATGTACCTGCGAGCGCCCATCGACCCCTCGGGCTTCGAGCTCGCCCCCGGCAACCGCGTCGACATCGACCTCACCTTCAACCAGCTCTCGGGGGCGCCCCTTCGCATCTTCGACCGGTTCTACGCGCGTCAACCCAACCACCTGGCGGACATCGTGCTCGAAGGCGACGTGGTGGACACCCCGGCCTTTGGCTCGCCGGCACGCTCACACGTGCCCGACTGGAAGGTGGGGCTCGAGGTGCCGGAGCACCACACCTTCCGGTTGAATGCGCGGAGTGGAGGCCCCCTGGGTATCGAGTGGACCATCGACGGCAAGGCCTTCGCCGGGCATGCGCACGCACACGAACCGGGCCTGACGCTGAAGCAGGGCCGGTTCTACCGGCTGCGGTACGTGAACGAGTCGGCGCGCCTGCACCCCATCCACCTGCACGGGATGTTCTTCCGGCTGCTCGCGCGCGATGGCGTGCCGGTGGAGGAGCCGTTCTTCCGCGACACCGTCCTCGTCCACGGACGCGAGGAGGTGGACATCGCGCTCGTCCCCACGGATGTCGGCAGTTGGATGATGCACTGCCATATCCTCGAACATGCCGAGGCCGGCATGATGACAATGATTGACGTCGAGAAGGAGTGA
- a CDS encoding CHAP domain-containing protein produces the protein MEVSVSAKKNTVSLKPLQSSTASSKMGPAKSDQKSKEKPKGYSTRDTFVDGPKETKKTSSGKDKKLDKLLDAAKGQIGYKEGRNNSNKFTKEMTGKNGQAWCADFVSWAAKEAGLSKPKSSLAQGIADQLEAKGQWKGRHDPKKGDAVTFQWNGNSKKPADHVGIVEKVFEKNGQKYITYISGNSSDSVARRTMPWNDKAIMGYGTMIS, from the coding sequence ATGGAAGTCTCCGTTTCCGCCAAGAAGAACACCGTCTCCCTCAAGCCGCTCCAGTCGTCCACCGCCAGCTCGAAGATGGGTCCAGCGAAGTCGGATCAGAAGTCCAAGGAGAAGCCCAAGGGCTACTCGACCCGGGACACCTTCGTCGACGGCCCCAAGGAGACCAAGAAGACCTCCAGCGGCAAGGACAAGAAGCTCGACAAGCTCCTCGACGCCGCCAAGGGGCAGATTGGCTACAAGGAGGGGCGCAACAACAGCAACAAGTTCACGAAGGAGATGACTGGCAAGAATGGTCAGGCGTGGTGCGCGGACTTCGTGAGCTGGGCGGCGAAGGAGGCGGGTCTGTCGAAGCCGAAGTCTTCCCTCGCGCAGGGTATTGCCGATCAGCTCGAGGCGAAGGGCCAGTGGAAGGGACGCCACGATCCCAAGAAGGGCGATGCGGTCACCTTCCAGTGGAATGGAAACTCCAAGAAGCCCGCGGACCACGTCGGCATCGTGGAGAAGGTCTTCGAGAAGAACGGCCAGAAGTACATCACGTATATTTCTGGTAACTCCAGCGACAGCGTCGCCCGGCGCACGATGCCTTGGAATGACAAGGCCATCATGGGTTACGGGACGATGATCTCGTAG
- a CDS encoding transglycosylase SLT domain-containing protein, producing the protein MDHRIKAGDTLSRIAANNRISIGALMEVNPQIKNADHIQTDEMLHIPGMSDGFDDMRSKAGSSSGAAGGDTFTEAAAKGGGPGKVRDDDGRKFPTSKDGTPMYRQGDSDWGSRTLGSGSTVAAQGCAMTAAAMAVSKISGKVINPGELDRHLDKNGGYSGNAIIWDKAAKAAGLGASKQAWSLDKINKQIDAGRPVVVGVDYKAGGDSKTGTDHWITITGRGKQNGKPVYYANDPATGKQITLSADGKQLKGGPKGYKTTGELVTFSGGEPKANNPARTADAKDTGGTKSSQDAKGTDKAGSVKGNNDLSGFSSNKYDNIIKVMSKKYNVPARLIKAVIQAESGFNPNATSPAGAKGLMQLMPETAKGLGVKVRSDPRQSIEGGTKYLSQMLKRYKGDERLALAAYNAGPGNVDKYKGVPPFSETQAYVKKILGWYDGAGPSA; encoded by the coding sequence ATGGACCATCGCATCAAGGCAGGTGACACGCTCTCTCGCATTGCGGCGAACAACAGGATCAGCATCGGTGCTCTGATGGAGGTGAATCCGCAAATCAAGAACGCGGATCACATCCAGACGGACGAGATGCTGCACATCCCAGGCATGTCGGATGGGTTTGATGACATGCGTTCCAAGGCCGGATCGTCCTCCGGTGCCGCGGGCGGCGACACCTTCACCGAGGCCGCGGCGAAGGGCGGCGGGCCGGGCAAGGTGCGCGACGACGACGGCCGCAAGTTCCCGACCTCCAAGGACGGCACGCCGATGTATCGCCAGGGTGATTCGGATTGGGGCTCGCGCACGCTGGGCTCCGGCTCCACCGTGGCTGCCCAGGGCTGTGCCATGACGGCCGCCGCCATGGCCGTCAGCAAGATTTCCGGCAAGGTCATCAACCCTGGCGAGCTCGACCGCCACCTCGACAAGAACGGTGGTTACTCGGGCAACGCCATCATCTGGGACAAGGCCGCGAAGGCCGCGGGCCTGGGCGCCAGCAAGCAGGCCTGGAGCCTCGATAAAATCAACAAGCAGATCGACGCGGGCCGCCCGGTGGTGGTCGGCGTGGACTACAAGGCGGGCGGAGACAGCAAGACCGGCACGGACCACTGGATCACCATCACCGGCCGTGGCAAGCAGAACGGCAAGCCCGTCTACTACGCCAATGACCCGGCCACCGGGAAGCAGATTACCCTGAGCGCGGATGGCAAGCAGCTGAAGGGCGGGCCCAAGGGTTACAAGACGACGGGCGAGCTGGTGACGTTCTCCGGCGGCGAGCCGAAGGCCAACAATCCGGCGCGGACGGCCGATGCGAAGGACACGGGTGGCACGAAGTCGTCGCAGGACGCGAAGGGGACGGACAAAGCCGGTTCGGTGAAGGGCAACAACGACCTGAGCGGCTTCTCGTCCAACAAGTACGACAACATCATCAAGGTGATGTCGAAGAAGTACAACGTGCCCGCACGTCTCATCAAGGCCGTCATCCAGGCGGAGTCGGGCTTCAACCCGAACGCCACCTCACCGGCGGGCGCCAAGGGATTGATGCAGCTCATGCCAGAGACGGCGAAGGGACTGGGCGTCAAGGTCCGCTCGGATCCCCGCCAGAGTATCGAGGGCGGTACCAAGTACCTGTCTCAGATGCTCAAGCGCTACAAGGGCGATGAGCGCCTGGCGCTGGCCGCGTACAACGCGGGCCCGGGCAACGTAGACAAGTACAAGGGAGTGCCTCCGTTCTCGGAGACCCAGGCCTACGTGAAGAAGATCCTGGGTTGGTACGACGGCGCGGGCCCCTCGGCGTAG